In the genome of Carya illinoinensis cultivar Pawnee chromosome 13, C.illinoinensisPawnee_v1, whole genome shotgun sequence, the window tatttaaattgttagatattggaacaacgtgctcgtgatgcTGGATcaatctcttttgaattgtatgcattggcccgtggtccatcaaacagagcacttcgatacactacATGCGCAGTTCGAGGTTATAAATTCCATACTCtagaccgtgaacgtaatagaaaaactcaaaactgtggtgtcttaGTCAAGGGGAATCATGGAACAGAtggtattgattattatggtatcattcgtgatattatcggattgaaatatctagtgggtctataacatatgtctttaaatgtgattggtgggatctaggcggtggtcgggattcaATATATAggaataatcattttacgagtgttaatactgcatctaaatggtacgaagatgatccattagtactggcttgtcaagctactcaaatctattacttgattgatccaatgaaaagtgctgatgaagatagtggagagataacttggcgagttgtacaaaatTTTGTCcctcaaaatatatatgaagtaggaacgagtgcagattacaaTAAtagtgaagatgaagatgacactccaaatgtagaggcctaccaggaagataaaggagggggtattaacttatttgttgaactcggtgcactcgagttgctccccttatgtagagatgacgtcccactcatccatctcgacccgtcttcattaaattatcattcaattgaagaaagtgagaaaagtacagaagaagagtcagaagaagaagacaaacaaGAATCTggaggggaagtggataaggatgacgaagaagagcttgatgatgatgacgaagatgttatacagagagattctgaaacaaacatggaaaatacatccgaagatgaagactaaaagtactaaaacgtttattcatatacagccattatagaattttataataaatataaatttattctaataatatttttttgttatatataatcatttccaagtatgccgccaaaaagacaaaggagaaatgtgcctcttccaccgagtccaagtcctgaacccattgaggactccccacctgaagagtccgttcccgaagatgaagttaatattacagagaacgatgcacagtcgacacctacaggtaaggaatgtttatgttaatactatatataatcaataggtttgtttcaataaataatatatataaccttcaaaattatactatcatctattagttaATGCATCTGCTCGTCGCGGTcatggctatacacgcggcatctcacttgagaaaaattgaaggcatggtaaactgaaaatcacaattcctgataattccactggaagagtgaatgatagtgcagcagcgctttcctcctatattggcacagtaattcgagcttacgctccattttatgtgcactcctggagagatgtgcctaatgagattaaggaacacattcggagtcgtgtgttggtgagtttacttattatatcattgttttcacctacattagtttatcatatttttaatgtaattaatttataattaggatgaatttgacctcgactttggtcgtagcgaggatttgagaactatgaatgaattaatggctacactattccgacttCACAAGGGATGATatcacgaccatttcaagaaatttgagacgtttgaagaggctgcacagtgccctttccagcagatgaaattagacgactggataaagtgttgtgatctttttgcctctccagaatatcaagtattctagatttattttctctataattatttacatttatatttgttgtttatattatatttatgtacatatattacaattaacggtgggaattatttttgtagcacttaagttctacaaatgcaaataatagatctgctctgactattcaccatcgtgctggttcaagatcattccatcgtcttactgaaaaaatggtaactaataaatgcaataattcatattttttcttattattcttttatataagtactaacattgtctttttcaaattgctaatgtcgttttcttagaaacgtgatgatcctgaaaacttttttctcgttcatgtctatgctgctgctcacattaatgagcatagtgagtggatagATCCTGCAGctgtaattaattatgtaagcggtgttccttttgttaaataaattatgtaacatgtgattaaattattttttatttgtatttcttttaatatgttacttattgtgtgttttgatctttcaaactgaagggaaaaatgatggagatgcagtcagcttctggggaatcctctcctagtgacttggatATTTTtacacaggtgcttgggcccaactctagtatggcaagaggtttgggatgatctttcaagcattccggttcatcttccttaacctcatcgacatcacaaattaataatcttaccaaagatttagaagctgcacgacgcgagaatgagtatatgaggtctagacagcaagagttggagttcCTCTTAGAGCGATAGTCTCATTTAGAAACGCGTTTgtaggaccaacaaagagaccaggaggaaagaatccgtagtcaggtccaacagcaagtgcagcgggagatgatgctacaaatggagcgtgttatgtcattgcaacagaatcgtgctgggcgaggaaagaaaaagaaattaattttatttatgtattacatttttaacatctaatttgaaaaaagtttcaaacaatgttggttgtgaaatatgtactgtaatatgaaacaattggtttgtttattaggtggatgagtttagcatttctgatatgtacgctCGAATGTAAATTAAATACGTTTCAATAGTATTACATGttcgaaaatacgttcgaatgtaaccatacaaaatagtaacaaaacgttcgaacgtttaaacccaagttaaaaaaacgtttgaatgtcaaaaaagtttaacgttccaaacatccgaacgtacactttatgttcgaactctactctcttaacatttgaatcaacgtccgaacgttatgaTACAAACActcggacattatttcattttcgttggattcgagattcgaacgtaacgttcgcacgcataaacgttcgaacgtttacattatacatccgaactataatcaacaaacgttaccttttctcattcggatgtcagctcgtcttttttacgtttgaatgtaatattgtacattcgaacgtaattttctgtgacagattctaaccgtcacagaaaatgacacgttcgaacgttatttcaaacggcacatctccaaccgtcactaaaaatatttttagtgacgcttgtatagtaaactgtcaccaaatgtaatctgTGAcacacattacgtgacagtggtggtgacggtcagaaaccgtcaccaaatgtatttcgtgacgtttttcccatttcttgtgacagtttcatctatcactaaaacctatttttgttgtagatATAGCCGTtcgaaaaattaaagaaaaacaagaatattttgagatctAAACTCAACATATCACATGTGAAATGCTAAGGCATTAATAAAACTTGAACCCATTCAATAAGCAAAGTAGCTAGTTAGGATTCTAAGAAACGCCACATGATACATGGTCGGGATTTGAAGTCGATGTAAAAGCTCAAAAGCATTTCGATCATTGattgtgagatgagatgagatagttttagattaaaattgaataaaatattgttagaatattattttttaatattattattattttaatatttgaaaaagttgaattgtttatatattttatgtgagaattcgaaaaaattgtaataatgaaatgagatgaaatactaATTTTATGTACAATCAGGGTTAATTTGTAAAACTTCAACACACTAAAAATGCGAAAATTTGAACAACCAACGAATAATAAAAGACGGGGACCATCCGAAGAGCAATTTATTATTCTGCAAGTGTTTCAGCCAATACAGAAAGAAAACTACATCATTCAAACAGTACAATATGCATAGAGAAGAGCTATATGCTCAATTTATTGATAGGCAGTTCGTAATGCGAAAATCTTCATTTCTATTTCTTGAGGAAATTCTTGAACCATTCAGCTGAAAGTTTAGGGTATCTTTTCAATTCGTTCTCATAGTCGATATAGTGGATGCCAAATCGAATCGTAAAACCAGAGAACCATTCAAAGGTGTCCAAGAATGACCAAGCAAAGTATGCCTTAACTTTCACGCCCATCCTattccaaggaaaaaaaaaatgaattcaaggtcagagagagagagagagagagagagagagagttgtatGAATTAAGCACTTACCCAATAGCCTTATGAACTTGTTCAAGGTGCGTATAATGATAATCAATTCTGTGGGTGTCCTCAAGAGCTTCCTTAAGAGGTAATGAGGCATTATTGAGCTCATTGACTCCTAATAAAAGATTACAGTTTATCTTAATTAGATAAAATGGGACATCCAAGAATTCATCATCGACTTTATGCAACaataattgaaaaaggttgaGAAAATTACCATTCTCGGTGATGTAAATTTCTGGATCACCGTACTCGGTTTTTGTGTAGTTAAGAAGATCGTAAATTCCTTCAGGATAGACATAGAGCCAACTTGAACCAGCCTGAGATTGATAGAAAATGAACTGATCATCACTACATAAAAATTTGCCCAAGACTCTTTTCGTTTGTCATCATGTACTGTTGGTGAGGTGGATAAAAAATAGCTATTAAATCCATATATTTTGCAATAAAGCAACTACTAAAGTTTCTAGTTTGGTACAGATGACAACGTTTGTAAGATCCAATATCATCCTTTAGGAATCTTATAcagtgaaaaatatatattaatttacttaTAATTCATATACCTGTGGACCAATGAGGACCCCGTCGCGCGAACCTGCCACGCACagccaaacaattaaaaaaagatgTAGTTAATATTCGATGCATGATAAGACAAACATATCGATCAATGCTAGCTTTTCGAGTGTTAAATATTGTGCGTACCTGTTTTATGAACAAGAGGGTCTGTCAAGTAGCTTTTGTTCAGAGACTGATCTTCAGGTGCATCAGCAACATAATTTGCAGTATAGTAGTTTAATCCGATAAAGTCGTATGATCCCTTCACCAGCTTCGATTCAGTTTCGTTGAATTCGGGTAATCGGTTTTCACCCACATGAGTACGCATGCTGAGGGGATAGCGACCCTTTGTCAAGGGGTCCATGAACCTGCAACAAAATATAAGCCATCCACAAATAGAGATCAGGATATGAATTACGATGTAATCGTCctataatttaaaaacaaaagcaGGTGTGAACGTGAAACAAAACTAATTAAAGAAATACGTACCATCCAAACCTAAAATCAATGGCACGTAACGCGGCAGCACGGTCTTCGTCCGATTCAGAATATGGAACCATCCAATCCAAGTCAACTGTTATCCCTATAACACCTTTTTGCTCTGCCTGAACATAGTGAACGTGACTTGGTTAATGATCAGGCGATGGCTAGTCTAGTTTAAGTCAACATAACGTCCGTACGGAAAAGgcacgtatatatatacatatgtattttttgttggtgtaaacttCAACTTTGGTAAATATATGATAGTATTGGAACCTGATATTTGGTCTTATACACGTTTACGGCATGTGCATGAGCAAGAAGCAAATTGTGGGCGACGGTATATGGCTCTGTCGCTGAATCCCCACCGGTGCAATTCATATTTTGCCAGCTCGAACACCTAAAAGGTGCTAAAACCCCTGCTGCATATCCACCATTGGTGTACATATGAGGCTCGTTTAGGGTGGTCCAATACTTTACCCTATCACCAAACTCCTTGAAGCAAAGCTCTGCGTAGTCCTTGAAGTCTTCCCTAAAAATTACGTACGTATGCACGGATATATTAGAATTACCCATTTCTATATATGGAATATTGGTGATACGGTCGTGAACTAGTCATCACTTACACAATCCTTTGACTTAAGAAACCGCCATACTCATGATCTAAGGCCATTGGGATTTGCCAGTGGAAGATTGTCACATAGGGCGTAAGACCTGCATTTCAATAATTCCAAATACCA includes:
- the LOC122292999 gene encoding beta-glucosidase 24-like gives rise to the protein MAMKGYILIGLLVLVASFANTLNANDITSSYGISTLNRTSFPKGFTFGTASASYQYEGAAFEDGKGLSMWDYYSHKYPEKIADGSNGDVASDQYHRFKEDFGILEDMNADAYRFEISWPRLIPTGNISDGVNQKGIDHYNLVIDELLARGLTPYVTIFHWQIPMALDHEYGGFLSQRIVEDFKDYAELCFKEFGDRVKYWTTLNEPHMYTNGGYAAGVLAPFRCSSWQNMNCTGGDSATEPYTVAHNLLLAHAHAVNVYKTKYQAEQKGVIGITVDLDWMVPYSESDEDRAAALRAIDFRFGWFMDPLTKGRYPLSMRTHVGENRLPEFNETESKLVKGSYDFIGLNYYTANYVADAPEDQSLNKSYLTDPLVHKTGSRDGVLIGPQAGSSWLYVYPEGIYDLLNYTKTEYGDPEIYITENGVNELNNASLPLKEALEDTHRIDYHYTHLEQVHKAIGMGVKVKAYFAWSFLDTFEWFSGFTIRFGIHYIDYENELKRYPKLSAEWFKNFLKK